The following are from one region of the Stigmatella ashevillena genome:
- a CDS encoding Hsp20/alpha crystallin family protein, translating into MADLSVRRGTGSTPQRTREWDPFQQMQELMNWDPFELANHPWFAGRQGQAAFVPAFEVKETKDAYIFKADLPGVDEKDIEVTLTGDRVSVSGKREREKREESERFYAYERSFGSFSRAFTLPEGVDGDNVRADLKNGVLTLTLPKRPEVQPKRIQVASGTEQKEHIQA; encoded by the coding sequence ATGGCCGATCTGTCTGTTCGTCGTGGGACTGGAAGCACACCGCAGCGCACCCGTGAGTGGGATCCCTTTCAGCAGATGCAGGAGCTGATGAATTGGGATCCGTTCGAACTGGCGAACCACCCTTGGTTTGCCGGCCGCCAGGGACAGGCGGCGTTCGTCCCCGCCTTCGAGGTGAAGGAGACGAAGGACGCCTACATCTTCAAGGCGGACCTGCCGGGGGTGGATGAGAAGGACATCGAGGTGACGCTCACTGGAGACCGCGTCTCGGTGAGTGGCAAGAGAGAGCGCGAGAAGCGTGAGGAGTCCGAGCGCTTCTACGCCTATGAGCGCAGCTTCGGCTCGTTCAGCCGCGCGTTCACCCTTCCGGAAGGCGTGGATGGAGACAACGTCCGGGCCGACTTGAAGAATGGCGTGCTGACGCTCACCCTGCCCAAGCGCCCCGAGGTGCAACCCAAGCGCATCCAGGTGGCCAGCGGTACGGAGCAGAAGGAACACATCCAGGCGTAG